Proteins co-encoded in one Polynucleobacter sp. MG-6-Vaara-E2 genomic window:
- a CDS encoding HAD-IIIA family hydrolase — MTKKAVFLDRDGVINRAFVDNGVPKPPSTLAEVEILPRAREALFLLKKLGFLLIVITNQPDIARGIISKCSADNINKYLMDILPLDEIIPCYHDDDDNCQCRKPKPGSILKAVNLYDIDVKKSFMIGDRWRDIEAGLQSGCKTIFINYGYKEKQPIGFTFETTSLYDASIKIKQLEGNCEY; from the coding sequence GTGACGAAAAAAGCCGTATTTCTAGACAGGGATGGCGTTATAAATCGAGCATTTGTAGATAATGGAGTACCCAAGCCTCCTTCTACGTTAGCTGAAGTAGAAATTCTACCTAGAGCAAGGGAGGCTTTGTTTCTGCTAAAAAAGTTAGGCTTCTTACTCATAGTTATTACAAATCAACCAGATATTGCGCGAGGTATTATCAGCAAATGTAGCGCTGACAATATCAACAAATATCTAATGGATATATTGCCCTTGGATGAAATAATTCCTTGTTATCACGATGATGATGATAATTGTCAGTGTCGCAAACCAAAGCCTGGGTCAATATTGAAGGCAGTTAATTTATATGACATAGATGTAAAAAAAAGCTTCATGATTGGTGATCGCTGGAGGGATATTGAGGCAGGATTGCAGTCTGGGTGTAAGACTATATTTATAAATTATGGATATAAAGAAAAGCAACCTATAGGATTTACATTCGAGACCACATCCCTTTATGATGCAAGTATAAAAATTAAACAACTAGAAGGTAATTGTGAATATTAA
- a CDS encoding transaldolase codes for MNIKDLNVKIFADGADLKTMIQMNSLEHIKGLTTNPTLMRKAGVLEYKKFAKEVLSHITEKSISFEVFSDDFHDMERQALEISSWAKNVYVKIPITNTQAKTSYDLIKRLTNHGVKVNVTAIMTVKQVELLVECLNPGVPSYVSIFAGRIADTGVDPISTLKSSLNLIKENRNAEMIWASPRELLNVIQANDIGCHIITATNDILSKINMIGYDLDQYSLDTVKMFYEDARASSYSIL; via the coding sequence GTGAATATTAAAGACTTAAATGTGAAAATTTTTGCTGACGGAGCAGATTTAAAAACTATGATCCAGATGAATAGCCTGGAACATATAAAGGGTTTGACTACGAATCCTACGTTGATGAGAAAAGCTGGGGTTCTAGAATATAAAAAATTTGCAAAAGAAGTGCTTAGTCATATAACTGAAAAATCAATTTCATTTGAAGTATTTTCCGATGACTTTCATGATATGGAGCGCCAAGCGCTTGAGATATCCAGTTGGGCAAAAAACGTTTACGTAAAAATCCCAATTACAAATACGCAGGCTAAGACTAGTTACGATCTAATAAAACGCTTAACAAATCATGGGGTTAAAGTTAATGTAACAGCGATTATGACCGTCAAGCAGGTGGAATTGTTAGTTGAATGCCTGAATCCAGGGGTGCCCAGTTATGTATCAATTTTTGCTGGAAGGATCGCAGATACTGGAGTAGATCCAATTTCAACTTTAAAGTCATCTCTAAATCTAATTAAGGAAAATAGAAATGCTGAAATGATTTGGGCAAGTCCAAGAGAGCTATTAAATGTAATTCAAGCGAATGATATTGGATGCCATATTATTACAGCTACAAATGATATCTTGAGTAAGATTAACATGATTGGTTATGATCTTGATCAATATTCTCTAGATACTGTTAAGATGTTTTATGAAGATGCACGAGCATCGAGTTATTCTATCTTGTAG
- a CDS encoding sugar transferase codes for MKRIFDLMLAILASALLAVVIMGASIAIKLTSRGPILYWSDRVGRLNRVFQMPKFRTMKVDTPVVATHLLRNPDVHMTSIGTFLRKYSIDELPQLWSIFVGHMSFVGPRPALFNQYDLIALRTKFGVEKMLPGLTGWAQINGRDDLSVELKVKFDVQYMERQNFRFDLQILILTFFKVIEHSGVKH; via the coding sequence ATGAAAAGAATTTTTGACCTTATGTTGGCTATATTAGCATCTGCCTTGTTGGCTGTAGTAATTATGGGCGCTTCTATTGCTATTAAATTAACTTCTAGGGGGCCTATTCTATATTGGTCAGATAGGGTTGGAAGGCTTAACCGGGTTTTTCAAATGCCTAAATTTAGAACCATGAAAGTGGATACTCCTGTTGTTGCGACGCATTTACTTCGCAATCCAGACGTACACATGACATCAATCGGTACTTTTCTGAGAAAATATAGTATTGATGAGCTGCCTCAGTTATGGTCGATTTTTGTTGGACACATGTCATTTGTAGGGCCTCGTCCCGCTTTATTTAACCAATATGATTTAATCGCACTGCGAACAAAATTTGGCGTAGAGAAGATGCTTCCTGGATTAACAGGGTGGGCGCAGATAAATGGTAGGGACGATCTTTCTGTTGAGTTAAAAGTTAAATTTGACGTTCAATATATGGAACGCCAAAATTTTAGATTTGATCTCCAAATACTGATATTAACTTTTTTTAAGGTAATTGAACATTCTGGGGTCAAACACTAA
- a CDS encoding acyltransferase family protein: MSQLGYRSDIDGLRAIAVLAVVLFHTFPAWVKGGFIGVDIFFVISGYLIAKNTFYELDNNIFSLIKFYARRIRRITPALLLVLIFCLVLGWFALFSEEYKPLGRYVAAASVFISNIALLKDAGYFDASAYSKPLLHLWSLGIEEQFYLVWPLLIWFTYIRRRFLGILISVLAISFLLNIALITINTEATFYLPITRIWEIISGSLIAWIIHNGRLKILTNYSEQLISPVAVKPARKLILNFVSILGLSLLLFGIYKFDSGLPYPGLFAVFPVLGTTFIIVSSEDAWVNRVILSNKLLCWFGLISYPLYLWHWPILSFAWILEGEFPNRTLRFSLLLLSIFLSWLTYFYLEKKVRSYRLRVSIPVLVGALLIVGLSGCFVYFTDGASFRDSISSFKSQSNSEKIIFEKIENISCKSILGISYDEGIYCEVKTTNPKVLIIGDSHARALNAASFRGGVNLDSIMIGVPSCLPLVGFKLISKGVENNLCNELPKAINDLLIKYKSIDTIIVATRGPHYFTGKGYGLEGQNSFSIVPSNGSLERQQDMFRDGYINFLNYIGSRNKKIIFLIQVPEIGEDPDYCLRKRPLQITFNDCSQSLEKVLQRQGSYREIIKEIQLAYPSLRIYDPNAIFCDANKCYGKRDDELLYWDNNHINTKASLLLINDMIKKGIIEINKQ; the protein is encoded by the coding sequence TTGAGTCAATTAGGATATAGGTCAGATATTGATGGGCTGAGAGCAATTGCAGTTCTTGCAGTTGTCCTCTTTCACACTTTTCCAGCATGGGTTAAGGGTGGATTTATTGGGGTCGATATTTTTTTTGTCATATCTGGTTACCTAATTGCTAAAAATACATTTTATGAACTAGATAATAATATTTTTAGTCTCATTAAATTCTATGCTAGAAGAATAAGAAGAATTACTCCAGCTCTATTGCTTGTTTTAATTTTTTGCTTAGTATTGGGTTGGTTTGCTCTTTTTAGCGAGGAATACAAACCTCTAGGAAGGTATGTAGCTGCTGCTTCTGTGTTCATATCAAACATAGCATTGCTTAAAGATGCCGGATATTTTGATGCATCAGCTTATTCAAAGCCATTACTACATTTATGGAGCCTTGGAATAGAGGAGCAGTTTTATCTTGTTTGGCCACTTCTGATATGGTTTACATATATTCGTCGAAGATTTTTAGGAATATTAATTTCCGTTCTTGCAATATCATTTTTACTTAATATCGCATTAATTACTATCAATACTGAAGCAACATTCTATTTACCAATAACAAGAATTTGGGAAATAATTTCGGGTAGTCTTATAGCTTGGATTATTCATAATGGTAGACTGAAAATATTAACTAACTACAGTGAACAATTAATTTCACCTGTAGCAGTAAAACCTGCTAGAAAATTGATATTAAATTTCGTTTCAATTTTGGGGTTGTCTTTACTTCTTTTTGGTATTTATAAATTTGACTCTGGTTTACCTTATCCAGGATTATTCGCAGTATTCCCAGTACTAGGAACTACTTTCATAATTGTTTCTAGTGAAGACGCATGGGTCAATAGGGTGATTCTATCCAACAAATTGCTTTGTTGGTTTGGTCTAATTAGCTATCCACTCTATCTTTGGCACTGGCCAATATTGAGCTTCGCATGGATTTTAGAAGGAGAATTCCCTAATAGAACCCTAAGATTTAGTTTATTGCTGCTCTCAATTTTTCTATCATGGTTGACTTATTTCTATTTAGAAAAAAAGGTACGCTCATATAGACTTAGAGTGTCAATACCTGTTTTAGTTGGTGCGTTACTTATTGTTGGGTTAAGTGGGTGTTTTGTGTACTTTACAGATGGAGCTTCTTTTCGAGATTCCATAAGCTCATTTAAGTCCCAGTCAAACTCTGAAAAAATAATATTTGAGAAAATTGAAAATATTAGTTGCAAGTCTATTTTAGGTATTTCCTATGATGAAGGTATTTATTGCGAAGTTAAAACAACAAATCCCAAAGTTTTGATTATTGGAGACAGCCATGCTAGAGCATTAAATGCTGCATCCTTCCGAGGGGGTGTAAATTTAGATAGTATTATGATCGGGGTACCATCCTGCTTGCCTCTTGTTGGATTTAAATTAATCTCAAAGGGGGTGGAAAATAATTTATGTAATGAGTTACCTAAAGCAATCAATGATTTATTAATCAAATATAAATCTATCGATACTATTATTGTGGCAACAAGAGGGCCTCATTATTTTACGGGAAAAGGGTATGGACTAGAAGGTCAAAATAGTTTTTCAATAGTACCCTCCAATGGAAGCTTAGAAAGACAGCAGGATATGTTTAGAGACGGATATATAAATTTTCTAAATTACATTGGCTCAAGGAATAAAAAAATCATTTTCTTAATTCAAGTTCCAGAAATAGGTGAGGATCCTGATTATTGTCTACGAAAGAGGCCGCTGCAAATTACCTTTAATGATTGCTCCCAGTCCTTAGAAAAAGTTTTACAAAGGCAAGGAAGCTATAGAGAAATTATTAAAGAAATTCAATTGGCTTATCCCTCGCTTAGGATTTATGATCCAAATGCAATTTTTTGTGACGCAAATAAATGTTATGGAAAACGTGATGATGAATTACTTTATTGGGATAATAATCACATAAATACTAAAGCAAGCTTACTTTTGATAAATGATATGATCAAAAAAGGAATTATTGAAATTAACAAGCAATAA
- a CDS encoding class I SAM-dependent methyltransferase: MNINWKTKSFIFLLIDLFKIYKLLYFIQKYITKKSIIEIQCLNPKWITHQSNLSTLPSPKIIEFGAGKNLAQNIYLSQFAESQLLVDIRSMLDISLVNNSFNQLSKICTNLKYHELRNTDELFKFLKITYKAPFNLVNNSLEENSFDACISTDTLEHIPLNDLKSIFQAMKRILKPNGLISAIVDYTDHYSYSDSSIGKLNFLQFDDHCFGKYNHSSHYQNRLRHYDYLSLFNDLGYELLACKCENSAMLPEIISNQFNQLDPSITATQGIFLLKNIK; encoded by the coding sequence ATGAACATCAATTGGAAAACAAAATCTTTCATTTTTCTTTTAATAGACTTATTTAAAATTTATAAGCTATTGTATTTTATTCAAAAATATATAACAAAAAAATCTATCATAGAAATTCAATGCCTAAATCCAAAGTGGATCACTCACCAAAGTAATTTAAGCACCTTACCATCCCCGAAGATTATTGAGTTTGGAGCTGGGAAAAATCTTGCTCAAAATATATACTTATCTCAATTTGCTGAAAGCCAGCTTTTAGTGGATATAAGGTCAATGCTAGACATTAGTCTTGTTAATAATTCTTTTAATCAGCTTTCAAAAATTTGTACGAACCTTAAGTATCATGAATTAAGAAATACAGACGAACTCTTTAAGTTTCTAAAAATTACTTATAAAGCACCATTTAATTTAGTCAACAATTCATTAGAAGAAAATTCTTTTGACGCATGTATCTCAACAGACACACTTGAACACATTCCATTAAATGATTTAAAAAGTATTTTTCAGGCAATGAAGAGAATTCTTAAACCTAATGGACTTATATCAGCAATAGTTGATTATACTGATCATTATTCTTATTCTGATTCAAGTATAGGCAAGCTCAACTTTCTCCAGTTCGATGATCATTGTTTTGGAAAATATAATCATTCATCACACTACCAGAATAGACTGAGGCATTATGACTACTTATCGTTATTTAATGACCTTGGATACGAGTTATTAGCCTGCAAATGTGAAAATTCTGCAATGCTTCCTGAAATTATTTCCAATCAATTTAATCAATTGGATCCATCTATCACAGCAACTCAGGGTATATTTTTACTTAAAAATATAAAATGA
- a CDS encoding MBL fold metallo-hydrolase, translated as MKLTQNNIEFINHASVIIRGTNSSVLTDPWYEGSVFHDGWRLLYENPDDCIKRMLEDINYIWISHEHPDHFSIPFFKKYKEILIDHEIKILFQKTKDLRVVQFLRGLGLSVIELESNELFEIEDGFSLKIIKDEFYDSALIGYVNGCTIFNINDCPLHELNRIKNFRKRYGTCDILLTQFSYAAWKGGPENLQWRRGAAREKLRSLLNQGLIFEAKVVIPFASFVWFSNLKNFYLNDSINLPKDVLAYCAENNAPFDVIFLAPYERLTVVHSPKGHDQKVESIQFWDDAYKIISEAHASTFIDPSSLIGLQDLFHRYRNRILEKNSQWLIWILSKIPRLNAFKPILILIEDLEMVVLVDFLKGKLEISQDRPEISMHSASLAYIFKYPFGFDTLTVNGCFDEVKAGEFSKLSKVFALENLNNLGIYLKSSIIFNVDVIFIFMRRLMKVKARMQGVSSN; from the coding sequence ATGAAGCTAACACAAAATAACATCGAGTTTATTAATCACGCCTCTGTGATTATTAGGGGGACTAATAGTTCAGTTTTGACAGATCCTTGGTATGAAGGATCCGTATTTCATGATGGTTGGAGGCTTCTTTATGAAAATCCTGATGATTGCATCAAGAGGATGCTGGAAGATATAAACTATATTTGGATTTCACACGAACATCCAGATCATTTCTCAATTCCTTTTTTTAAAAAATATAAAGAGATTCTTATTGATCATGAGATAAAAATATTGTTTCAAAAAACTAAAGATTTAAGGGTAGTGCAGTTTCTTAGGGGGCTTGGCTTGTCTGTAATAGAGCTTGAGTCTAATGAATTATTTGAGATAGAGGATGGGTTTAGTTTAAAAATAATCAAAGATGAGTTTTATGATTCCGCATTGATTGGATACGTCAATGGCTGCACTATTTTTAACATAAACGATTGCCCTCTTCATGAGTTAAATAGAATTAAAAACTTTAGAAAACGCTATGGCACTTGTGACATACTTTTGACGCAATTTAGTTATGCTGCCTGGAAAGGTGGTCCTGAGAATTTACAATGGAGACGAGGTGCCGCAAGGGAAAAGCTAAGGTCTTTGCTAAATCAAGGCTTAATATTTGAAGCGAAAGTAGTAATTCCATTTGCTAGTTTTGTTTGGTTTTCAAATCTTAAAAACTTTTATCTAAACGATTCAATTAATTTACCTAAGGATGTTTTAGCTTACTGTGCTGAAAATAATGCCCCATTTGATGTAATATTTTTAGCTCCATATGAAAGGCTTACTGTCGTACACTCGCCTAAAGGCCACGATCAAAAAGTAGAATCTATACAGTTTTGGGATGATGCCTATAAAATAATTTCTGAAGCACATGCTTCTACTTTTATTGACCCCTCATCATTGATTGGCCTGCAAGATTTATTTCATCGATATCGGAATCGAATTTTAGAAAAAAATTCTCAATGGCTTATATGGATCCTATCTAAAATTCCCAGATTAAATGCTTTTAAGCCGATTTTAATATTAATAGAAGATCTAGAAATGGTAGTACTGGTTGATTTCCTAAAGGGTAAATTGGAGATTTCCCAAGATCGGCCTGAAATTTCGATGCACTCAGCTTCTTTGGCTTATATTTTTAAATATCCATTTGGATTTGATACTCTTACTGTTAATGGATGTTTTGATGAAGTTAAAGCCGGTGAATTTAGTAAATTATCGAAGGTCTTCGCCTTAGAAAATTTAAATAATCTGGGAATTTATCTCAAATCATCAATAATCTTTAATGTTGATGTAATTTTTATATTTATGCGAAGATTAATGAAGGTAAAAGCGAGAATGCAAGGCGTGTCTTCAAATTAG
- a CDS encoding nucleoside-diphosphate sugar epimerase/dehydratase: protein MKINALITLISLIPRRFKRICVLFVDISLSGLTFWYSIYLLSGNWLIQSNSQWLSMAFEIIVSTAIFYCFGLYNEVFRYIGSAAFKSTVRAFIYLFCTALIVFTLIGVEDVPRSIGIIQPILLFCAIGSFRYLIRFIFSYSRSNIERKKKSILIFGAGQSGRQLLASLNIDKNIIVKGFVDDDTRLQGNFVNGICVYSCENLKALIDNLAITDLILAMPSSSRSRRLEVINALEGCGVRVRTLPSVVSFVTGQINLADLHDLEMPDLLGRNEVLPDPLAISHAVSNKVILVTGAGGSIGSELCRQILALSPKELILVDSCEFNLYTISSELKVKCLPGVNLKLDGAHPESDSIANHTKIFSYLLSIRDINSIKRVFSRHCPDTVFHAAAYKHVPLVEENAVEGIRNNVFGTKTIAELSMASGVRNFTLVSTDKAVRPTNVMGATKRISELILQSLAESVKSSQLPTIFSMVRFGNVLGSSGSVAPLFVNQIKNREPITITHPDVTRYFMSISEAAQLVLQASSMSSGGEVFILDMGAPVRIYDLALKMIYLSGLTLKDELHPDGDIEIKFIGLRPGEKLFEELLIGNDPQPTKHAKILKGNESFIPLDKLNKELKALEEILESNDLKLVYEKLKNLVPEYIPNVTA, encoded by the coding sequence ATGAAAATCAATGCACTGATTACACTCATATCCCTAATTCCAAGAAGATTCAAGCGAATTTGTGTGTTGTTCGTCGATATTTCTTTAAGTGGATTAACATTCTGGTACTCAATATATTTATTGAGCGGTAATTGGCTTATTCAAAGTAATAGCCAATGGCTTTCAATGGCCTTTGAAATAATTGTAAGTACTGCTATTTTTTATTGTTTTGGCCTTTACAACGAAGTCTTTAGATACATTGGATCTGCTGCTTTTAAGTCAACTGTAAGAGCATTTATCTATCTTTTTTGTACTGCATTAATTGTTTTTACACTAATTGGGGTGGAAGATGTTCCGAGGTCTATCGGAATAATCCAGCCGATACTTTTATTCTGTGCAATAGGAAGTTTTCGGTATTTAATTCGTTTTATATTTTCTTATTCTAGATCCAATATTGAAAGGAAAAAGAAATCTATCTTAATCTTCGGCGCAGGTCAATCTGGGCGACAGTTACTAGCTAGTCTAAATATAGACAAAAACATAATTGTTAAGGGTTTTGTCGATGATGACACTAGGCTTCAGGGAAACTTTGTAAATGGAATATGTGTTTACAGCTGCGAAAATTTAAAGGCGCTTATTGATAACCTTGCTATTACAGATCTTATATTGGCAATGCCATCTTCATCGCGTTCTCGCAGACTTGAAGTTATTAATGCGCTAGAGGGTTGTGGAGTGCGGGTAAGAACTTTGCCCAGCGTGGTAAGTTTTGTAACCGGCCAAATTAATCTCGCAGATTTACATGACCTTGAAATGCCTGATTTGCTTGGTCGAAATGAGGTGCTCCCAGATCCTCTTGCTATCTCTCATGCAGTTTCTAATAAGGTAATTTTGGTTACTGGAGCAGGCGGATCTATTGGAAGTGAGTTATGCAGGCAGATTCTTGCGCTATCCCCTAAAGAGCTGATCTTAGTAGATAGTTGCGAATTTAATCTTTACACGATTTCATCTGAGCTAAAAGTAAAATGTCTCCCTGGAGTTAATCTAAAATTAGATGGGGCTCACCCTGAATCAGATTCAATTGCTAACCATACAAAAATCTTTTCTTATCTACTATCTATAAGAGATATTAATTCAATAAAAAGAGTCTTTTCTAGACACTGCCCAGATACGGTGTTCCATGCCGCTGCCTACAAACATGTTCCTTTGGTTGAAGAAAACGCAGTTGAAGGTATACGTAATAACGTCTTTGGTACAAAAACTATTGCTGAATTGAGTATGGCTAGCGGTGTCAGAAATTTTACATTGGTGAGTACGGACAAGGCAGTGAGACCTACAAATGTAATGGGGGCAACCAAAAGAATCTCGGAGCTAATTCTTCAGTCTTTGGCTGAGTCTGTTAAGAGTAGTCAATTACCAACCATATTTTCTATGGTTCGTTTTGGGAACGTACTGGGATCTTCAGGTTCTGTAGCCCCCCTTTTTGTGAACCAGATTAAAAATAGAGAGCCTATTACCATTACGCATCCGGATGTTACACGCTATTTCATGTCAATTTCTGAGGCTGCACAATTGGTGCTTCAAGCAAGTTCAATGTCTAGTGGGGGAGAGGTTTTTATTTTAGATATGGGTGCCCCTGTCCGTATTTATGACTTGGCGCTTAAAATGATTTATTTGTCAGGACTTACTCTGAAGGATGAGCTTCATCCAGATGGAGATATTGAAATTAAATTCATAGGTTTAAGACCCGGCGAAAAATTATTTGAAGAGCTGTTGATTGGAAATGATCCGCAGCCTACAAAACATGCAAAAATCTTAAAAGGTAATGAATCTTTTATTCCTTTGGATAAACTGAATAAAGAGCTAAAGGCCCTTGAAGAGATACTAGAGTCTAATGATCTAAAATTAGTATATGAAAAGTTGAAAAATTTGGTTCCTGAATATATTCCAAATGTCACGGCATAA